The genomic DNA gtgggaaaggactttagggcagcccctgggacagaaacctggagtggcggggTCACCTGTGCGAACAGGGAGCGGCTGGaggttttagaaacacaaaggtgGAGACGTgtcccgacctggaggcaggactgggggcactgcggaggggcgcacaacccaggacactgcaatttatagcagcacagacaaaaAGGGAGCTAGTGCAGCCTGGAGAgcccactgaagaacagactatgATCTCTGtgctgaggcagagggctggaaatggtctcttctgctctgactcacggaggACACgcggaaagcctccagggaaagccaccagagaacaaaagcccccaaaactagttcacactgagcccatcccccaccacaggggggcagggcaactctgcccaaacagggttgccagAGTAACATGgcaacagtcccctcccccagaagacaggctgggagaacaagaggccaacaaccctaagatccctagaaaacaggtgcatcttccttgggttctggtcaataatttggactctatacattccctcaaccacccaccAACAGAATGTCTAGGagaaggaacccccaaaataggcaagactcagagattatgacttatgctgcagatttacaaatggatgcagatataaccaagatgtcggagatggaattcaggcaaGCAACTATGAAGACAATaggtagaatggagaaatcaattaatggcaacatagagtctctaagggcagaaatgaaagctgaattagcagaacttaaaaatgctatcagtgagatccaatctcatctagataatctaacagctagggtaagagaggcagaagaacgaatcagtgacctgaaagacaatttaatagataaaaagagaaaagaggaggccagggaaaaacaactcagaatccatgaaaatagaattagagaaataagggacaccatgaaacattccaatgtcagaattattggaatcctggagggagtggagagagagaaaggactagaaaatatatttgaggaaatcgtagctgagaacttccttaaactggggaatgaaacaaacattcgtgtcctagaggaagaaaggacccctcccaagatcaaggaaaacaggccaacaccctggcatgtaatagtaaacctcgcaaatcttagaaccaaggaaaccatcttaagggcagttagggggaagagattccttacgtacagagggaggaacatcagaataatgccagacctatccacagagacctggcaagccagaaaggcctggcaagacatactcagggtactaaatgagaataacatgcagccaagaatactttatctggcaaggctctcatttagaatggatggagagatgcagagcttccaagaccggcagaaactgaaagaatatgtgaccagtaagccggccctgcaagaaatattaaggggggttctataaaaggtgAAAGACACCAAGAGTggtatacaacagaaatttacagggatattctataaaaataacgtcttcacaggcaacatgatcacaattaattcatatctttcaataatcactttcaacatgaatggcctacatgctcccataaaacggcacagggttgcagattggataaaaagacaggacccatccctatgctgcctagaagagactcattttgaacctaaagatacatccagactgaaagtgaagggatggagatctatcttccatgccagcggatgtcaaaagaaagctggcgtagcaattcttatatcagacaaattagattttaaactacaGTCTGTAGTTAGAAacacagaagaacactatatcattcttaaagggtctatccaacaagaagatctaacaattgtaaatatctgtgcccccaacatgggagcagacatCTACATAAGCCAAGTGTTAACCAatataaagagtcatattgataacaataccttaattgtaggagacctcaattcccactctcagcaatagacagatcatctaagcagaaaatcaacaacaaaacaagagctttgagctgtgaattgtgcaagactgttgaatctcagatctgtacctctgaaacaaataatgcaatatatgttaagaaaaaaaaagaagaagaagaagaaggtagcgggaggggaagaatgaagcgggggaaatcggaggggtagacgaaccatgagagacgatggactctgaaaaacagggttctagaggggaggggggtgggaggatgggttagtctggtggtgggtattgaggagggcacattctgcatggagcactgggtgttatgcacaaacaatgaatcatggaacacttcatctaaaactaatgatgtaatgtatggggattaacataagaataaaaaaaataaataaataaataaagagctttgaatgatacactggaccagatggacctcatggatagttacagaacattccaccctaaaaaaacagaatactcatttttctcaagcgcacatggaactttctccagaatagaccacatactgggtcacaaaacggtctcaaccaataccaaaagattgagattattccctacatattctcagaccataatgctttaaaactggaactcaatcacaagaaaaaatttggcagaaattcaaacacttggaagctaaagaacTCTGCTCAAGAaagtttgggtcaaccaggaaatcaaagaagaacgtaaacaattcatggaaatcaatgagaacgaaaacacattggtccaaaatctatgggatactgcaaaggcggtgctaagggggaaatacgtagccatccaagcctcactcaaaataatagaaaaatcccaaattcaccaactaactctacaccttaaagaactgcaacaaaaagcaacaaagaatgcctaagccacacattagaagagagataattaagattagagcagagatcaatgaattagaaaccagaaacacagtagatcagatcatcaaaactagaagttggttctttgaaagaattaataagataaataaaccactggccagacttatcgaaaagaaaagagaaaggacccaaattaataaaattatgaatgaaaagggagagatcacgactaacaccaaggaaatagaaacaatgattagaaattattatcaacaactatatgtcaataaacagcaatctggatgaaatggaggccttcctggaatcctataagctgccaagactgaaacaggaagaaattgacaatctgaagaGGCCagtaaccagtaaggagattgaagcagtgatcaaaaacctcccaaaaaacaaaagtccagggcctgatggattccctgggggaattctaccaaacattcacagaagaaataatacctattctactgaagctgtttcaaaaatagaaacagaaggaaaacttccaaactcattctatgaggccagcattaccttaatccccaaaccaggcaaagaccacatcaaaaaggagaatttcagaccgatattccagatgaatatggattccaaaatcctcaacaaaatcctagctaataggatccaacaatacattgaaaggatcatccaccacgacaaaactaaaaaacaagaaacagcaaatgttggagagggaTGTGGATAAAGAGCAACCCTCTTATAcaattggtgggaatgcagattggtacagccactctgaaaaacagtatggagtttcctcaaaaagttaaaaatagagctacccggagagagaggagcaagatggtggaggagtaggagacctaaatttcatctggtcccaggaattcagctagatagggatcaaaccattctgaacacctatgaaatcaacaggaaattgaagaaaagaatagcagcaactctctgaacagaaaggtgaccactttctggaaggtaggacatgcgtgcagagaagtgaatatGGGGCAATATTTAGGAAAATAGACggtggggaagggggcctccCACAGCCAccactggcaagtgatagagcagtggagaacaaaatccaaaattttagaagttggctctgctgagggacgtcgcttcagcggctaagcagggggtggaaccttCGCTGGGACGGTgaggtctcaggaccctcagggtcacaaaaAGACCAGGAGTAcctgagtatggcagagctcccaggtatcggagcagggaagccagctacaGACAGCTCGGTGtagccataaaccgtgatccgcggcacagtcgggccactgctcctccagcagggacccaacaagcggcagatccggggagactcaccttcctcccccgggaggagccgcgcgggagtgcgccgcagggatctgctgggtttggagactccacccggggtcgggtgccagagatagaaacgcgcggtcacaggccgggtgagcacggagtgtggccagagaccggggagatgggagtgattgactgcttttccctgggggcgcactgaggaggggggccccaagttctcggctcctccagggcagagattgggaggctgccatttcactcttgtcctccaaagttgtatggaaagcttgcagggaacaaaagctcccgagagcaaaacCGAGCAGATTCCtagcccagaccagcaagggtggggcaactccgcctctggcaaagacatcgGAGAATAACAGCGACAGacacctcccccagaagatcagcaagaacaacaagccaagaccaagtttactgatcaatgagaaccgCAAAAGTCCAGCACTAGGGgcatactgcacatagaattcatggcttttttaccatgattctttagtctttcaaagttaatatatttttttaactttctttttcttttttttttttgaatttttctttttccctttttcaacctaCATcgtatcaattcctttttaaaaaatcttttttatttttcatttttagagtcatattctatcccttcacaatagtttaaccttatttttggtatatatataagttgttctcgcTTTGAAAATTTGGGATccagttttttctaacagatcaaaatataccctaaatctctagtgtatggctttgttctagtctcctgcctgatcacattctctccctcctgtttttttaatcctcttctttcctttttcagccaacttcttatcaatttcttttagaaaatctttcataattttcatctttacagtcatattgcatcccttcatcatatttacccttactttTCTACAtacataagttgttctttctttaaagttctgggaggcactttcttctaagagaccaaagtatgcccaaaatctagtgtgtggcactgatctatgcaccagcctgatcatatttaatcatattttgttttttgtttgtttctttttatctttttctttcttttttttcttttttctttctttcccccccccccccgcccccatttcaggtctcttctgatttgtttagtgtatattttttggtggttgttgttaccttgttagcattttgttctctcattcatctattctcctctggacaaaatgacaagatggaaaaaatcacatcaaagaaaagaacaagaggcagtaccaactgccagggacctaatcaatacagacattagcaAGATCTCAGAACtacagttcagaatgatgattttaaagataatagctaggcttgaaaaaagcatggaagacattagagaaaccctttctggagaaataaaagaactaaaatctaaccaagtcgaaattaaaaaggctattaatgaggtgcaataaaaaatggaggctctaactgctaggataaatgaagcagaaaaattagtgatatagaaaaccaaatgatggaaaataaagaagctgagaaaaagagagataaacaactattggatcatgaggtcagaattcaagagataagtgataccataagatgaaacaacattagaataattgggatcccagaagaagaagaaagagagagaggggcagaaggtatattggagcaaattatagcagagaacttctctaatttgggaaaggaaacaagcatcaaaatccaggaggaacagagaacacccctcaaaatcagtaaaaataggtcaacactccaacatctaatagtaaaacttatgagtctcagagacaaagagaaaatcatgagAGCAGTTCGGGATAAGAtatctataacctacaatggtagaaacattacattggccacagacctatccacagagacctggcaggccataaaggactggcatgatatattcagagcactaaatgagaaaaatatgcagccaagaatcctatatccagctaggttgtcactgaaaatagaaggagagataaatagcttccaggacaaactaaaactaaaggaatttgcaaacacaaaaccagccccacaagaaatattggaaggggtcctctaagcaaagagagggccTAAAAGTatcaaagaccagaaaggaacacagacaatatacagtaacagtcaccttacaggaaatacaatggcactaaattcatatctttcttttttttaaattattatgttatgttaatcaccagatgaatggataaagaagatgtggtatgtatatacaatggaatattatgcagccatcaaaaggaatgaaatcttgccatttgcaatgatgtggatgcatggaactggagagttatgctgagtgaaataagtcaatcagagaaagacatgtgtcatatgacctcactgatatgaggaatattcaatctcaggaaacaaactgagtgttgctggagtggtggggggtgggaggcttggggtggctgggtgatagacattggagagggtatgtactatggtgagtgctgtgaattgtgcaaggctgttgaatcacagatttgtacctctgaaacaaataatacattatatgttaaaaaataagaagaatatagcaggaagggaaaaatgaagaaggggaaatcggagggggagacaaaccataagagactgtgggctctgagaaacaaactgagggttctagaggggagggctgtggggggatgggttaacctggtgaagggtattaaagagggcatgtactgcctggaacactgggtgttatatgcaaactatgaatcatggaacactacatcaaaaactaatggtgtaatgtattctgattaacataacagaataaaaaaaaagagctaccctatgacccagcaattgcactgctaggtattttttttttttattattcatgagagacagagagagagaggcagagggagaagcaggctcccaaggagcagagagccccatgagggactcgatcccaggaccccgggatcatgacctgagctgaaggcagacgcctaaccatctgagccacccagacgcccctgcaCTGTtaggtatttaacccaaagatacagatgtattgaaaagaaggggcacatgttccccaatgttcatagaagtaatgtccacaatagccaaactgtgaaagtagctgagatgcccttcaacagacgaaatGAGAAAGATGTGGTTcttttatacaatggaatattactcagccatcagatcgaatgaatacccaacttttgcatcaacatggatggaaccggaggggattatgctaagtgaaataagtcaagcagaagaagataattatcatatggttacattcatatgtggaacatacggaatagcatggaggaccataggggaagggaggaaaaattgaaggggaagaaatcacaGCGGGAGAcatgagagattctggactctggtaaacgaactgagggttacagaagggaggtgagtggggggatagAGTAACCGGGTTATGGATACTAAtggggcacatgttgtgatgaacactgggtgttatatgcaacaatAAATTGTTGAACGGTACAtgaaaaactaacgatgtactacatgttggctaaatgaacataataaaaaataaaaataaaaatggaaaacatgaacaaacttttttccaaaaaatatgtacagatggccaacagaaacatgaaaagatgctcaataacactgatcatcagggaaatgcaaatcaaaatcacaatgagctatcacctcacacctgtcagagtggccaaaatgaaaaggacaagaaagaacaggtgttggtaaggatataGAGGAAGGGGAAACCTCCTGctctgttggtgagaatgtaaattggtgcagtcactgtggaaaacagtgtggagcttcctcaaaaaattaaaaataaaaatgccatatgAACCAATAATTcaactactagatatttacccaaagaatatgaaaacagtcattcaaaaaagatatatgcactgctatgtttatagcagcattatttgcaatagccaagatatggaagcaacctaagtgttcgttgactgatgaatagataaagaagatgtggggggtgtgtgtgcgtgtatttatatatatttatgtatatttctatttaaatttaaatatatatttatgttatatttttatatatataatgggatgttattcagccataacaaagaatgaaatcttgccatttgcaacaacatggatggatttagaaaatattatactaagtgaaattagtcagtcagagaaatacaaaaaccataccatttcactcatatgtagaatttaagaaacaatacaaatgaaccaagataaaaaaggataaagaaacagactcttaaatatagagaacaaactggtcgttaccagaggggaggtgggtagataGATGGTGGaaatacattaaagggattaAGGGTATgtttattgtgatgagcactgagaaatgtatagaattgttgaatcactatattgtacacctgaaaatacaACACTGCATGGTAATCAcactgtaattaaaaatttttaaataaataacttcatCAGTGACGTTTTCAtagtaaaaaaagaacaatggggGAAGCACAAAGACAAAATAGAAGCTCTGAAGAGATCTGACAATTTCACTGTTTCAATTTTTAGATTGGTGGTGGGCTTACAGATGCACATTACATTATAAACAAATAAggtatattaagaaaaatatttatcaatcaaATAATATAACTTATATTGAACCAAGAACAAGTGgtcttaacaaaattaaaatcaatatgaAATTTATTAACAATATACACACAGTTGATATCAATGAGTTTCTAACATATttcacaaaaatacatattttaaatttagcatTAAACCATTGCATTACTTACTCCAACCCTTAAACAAcaggaaattttaatatttgattagaatatttgatattaatactacattttaatttgtattgaagttaaacatacaccttaTCTATTACCGAACAATTTTATTCCTAGGAAGATACTAAAAAAATTGAGTACATGTTTCCACAAGAAAAGTTTTgtgtgaataaaaatattatatttttattcataatagctgaaaatataaaatgatctaATGAAGGcaatagttatatatttatacaatggaattcAAGTCAGCAATAACAACAATAGCACTATTGTTTGTATTACTGAGGTATATTGCTCCTATTAACACTGAGaaaaaaggggagcctgggtggctcagtcagttaagcatccacctttggctcaggtcatgagccccacaaaaggcttcttcctctgccctcaccccacttgtgcatgctctctctcttgaataaataaataaaaccttaaaaaaatacactgagaCAAAGAATCTAGAAACACCAGAGAAgtaattgtttatttatattaataattgtttCCATTTAATGTTGATGGGAGTCAGAATAATGACCACTGTACAGTTGAGGTACTAATAGTGAAGAAGAACTAAGGAagtgggtgatggaaatgttgcTCTTATGCTTTTCCTCAACAGTAATAATGATGATTTCTTACTTCCAGTTGTTTATTCCAAGATCTTAGCCcaattctctgcttttctttttttaaaaatatcttatctttaagtaatctctacacccatgtggacctagaactcacaaccccaagatgaaggGTCccatggtctactgactgagccaggcaggtgccccccaATTCTCTGCTTTTCTAATTATGTCACATTTCACATCATATCTCACTATAAGTCTCAAATGTCTGCTTTCCACTAATCTCCAGAGACTGGCCAGTTCTTGCTACTCTACCATTACCACTGTTATCCAAGGCAGTATCTTGTAACAACTGTACTACTGTAATGGACACATAACTGTGAATTTCAGTTGTCTCTAGAAGCACAACAATGCTTGCCAATTTCCTTGGATTAAAATCCAAATCCTTACAATGGTCAACCTAACATTTCAAATCCAGTTTCCATTATCCTTACTCATTtcctacaatttcttttttttccattggctttGTTTTTACACCTTGATTTTCATTTACTTGCCATGCTTATTTACTCTTCAATATATTTACATTGGCTTCTTCCTATGTGTAGAACATTCATAATgagatatctttttgaattattaattcatttcagtCCAATATAATTCTCATGGTTGCCCCTACATtggattattttatataaaactgcAAAACTCTCTGGCTTTCCTTATGACAATTTTCAGCTTTTTTCCCCAGGAATTACTACTGGTTGATATACTATAGATACctcaaacttattttattttatttattttattttttattattttattttattttatattttatgtctcCCTGCATTGGAGTATAAACTTAATGAGATCAGAGAATTCTGTCAGTTCTTATCTTTGCTTACCCATATCACTAGTGCCTACACTACAGCAACACACATAGTTAAAACCTTAAATCAATTGTTGAGTGACTGTAGGAATGAATGAACTATTTACACTGaaatatattacagtttttaTAGCACACTTTTAATATCATGTGCTTGAATAGAATATATTCCTACTCACTACATTTAGACCTTAGGAGGATGctacaaaatatatgttttgaGATGCAAACATTGAGTAGAGCATTGAAATGCACTCCTAGAAGCCAAATAATGTTGACAATAACACCATATTTTCCACATTCCAGTTTGGAAAACCATCTAGTTTCAATAACTATGATTAGGCCATTCTGAAGTGAGCAGGAATCaatatatttatcaatttattccataaatgttCCTTAGAGTTTACATATTCCAAAACATCATTCTAGGCAAAGTGATCTATGTTGTTCAATCTCAATTAATaagtgtttcccaaagtggtaTTTCCTGTAAAAAATATCCATTATACCAACAGTTTTCCCATGGCCCCAATAACCTCTTTATTCCTCAGGCTGTAAATAAATGGGTTCAGAAGAGGAGTGATGATGGTGTAAAACACTGCCATGGCCTTATCCTGTTCTGGAAAATGAAAGGAGTGTAGCCTGGTGTAGGTGGAGAGAGTAGTCATATAAAATAGGCTTGCCACTGTCAAGTGAGAAGAACAAGGGGACACAGCCTTTGTCTGCCCTTTACCTGAGCTCATCTGGAACACCACAGTAAGTACATGGGCATAAGAAGCTAGAATGGCCATGAATGGTAGCAACAGAATAATAAGCTCACTCAGGAGGATTGCATGCTCATACTGGGAAGTATCCAGACACACCAGTGGTAGTAGAGGTGgaacttcacagaaaaagtggtTAACAATCCGAGACCTACAAAATGGAAGTTGAAATACATACAATGCATGTACTAAAGCATTGATAGAACTACTAGTCCATGCACATGTGACCATGAACCAACAGTTCTTCTTGTTCATGAGTACGGGATAGTGTAAAGGGTGACAGATGGCTACATATCGATCACAGGACATGAAACCAAGAAGGGCTTCAGTCCCACCAAGGGTCAAGAAGACAAATGCTTGAATCTCGCAGCCTAAAAATGTAATGATCTTACTGTTTGTCAGGAAGTTAGTGGTCATCTTGGGAACCATGGTGGAGACGTACATCATGTCGATAAAGGAGAGCTGACTGAGTAGAAAGTACATTGGAGCGTGGAGTCTGGTGTCCAAGTGAATGAGGAGGACCAGTGTGATATTCCCCATCAGAGCCACTGAAAAGAGAATTACAATGGCAACAAAGAGGAAAGTGTCCATCTGACCATCATGGAAAAGACCAGAGACTATAAAATCTGTTTCTACACTTTGATTTTCCATCTTCATGGTTTTAATTGAAACATCAGAGCAGATCATATCCCTAGATTCCATTTAAGACACTGACTGtcctttaagagaaaagaaaatgattattgcATGCTTCTTATTGCCTCCATACCATCTTCCCAGCCAAGTGAAAGTTCCTAACCATacactacttttattttcttctttaaatgaggGGAAAACAAAATTATCTTATTATATAACTTTCAGACAGTAAGTCCTGTATGATCAGAGCTTAGTCAAAATTGTTACACAcaagatacattttaaataatgtatggtTGCTCTATTAATTTCCCTTagcctttactttttttcttttaatcattagAAGAATTAATCCCAATCAATTACCCAATGAATTTATGGAAATATGAAAAGTACTTTAAATTTCTGTCtagtttgaaaaatatatgtttcctcatcttattttcttttggataagtacAAAATTCTGAGGCTTTTGTTAAACACATACAAGATTCTTTATTCAGGGTTCCTTCCATCTCTGATTCCAAAGATAATACTGTGGTAAGTACTTGAACTGTTGAATGCTGTAAAAACATCTCCATAATGTTAAATCACTCAACTTTAGTCGATAACAGCTATAACatattataaatacaaaacaTTTCAATAATTACAGAATACTTAGgcctttttaaagaatatacagGTTTTCTAATCATGTTTTATGCTACCTCTGTTTCCAAAAGATAATACTATGCTAAGTATTAAAAACATTGAATGCTATAAAAACTTTTCCATAAAGatcaaaaagttaattttaagcTTTGCAACCTTTAatgtattacaaataaaacaatatttctcCTGATAGATGAGGAAAATTTGTTAAAGTGAATTTTGTGATTAAAAGTATGTAAAAGATATCATGCATcttctttcccccaaagaaaatTCCTTACTTCCAGAATCCTCCTCCAACATCCAGAATAAATTTCTAAATACAGTTAAAATTCCCAATGAGAGGTTCAAttcactttaataaaaaaataaatgtattgagGACTGACAGCTTTTATGATATTACATTcactaatataatttaaaaaatacaattcctAATCCTAAATAACTATAATTACAATGTAGCTCTGGTGTATTAAGCAATGGCTTGGAAATTCAATATAAGCAAAGTAATTA from Neomonachus schauinslandi chromosome 7, ASM220157v2, whole genome shotgun sequence includes the following:
- the LOC110582389 gene encoding olfactory receptor 2AK2-like, with amino-acid sequence MKMENQSVETDFIVSGLFHDGQMDTFLFVAIVILFSVALMGNITLVLLIHLDTRLHAPMYFLLSQLSFIDMMYVSTMVPKMTTNFLTNSKIITFLGCEIQAFVFLTLGGTEALLGFMSCDRYVAICHPLHYPVLMNKKNCWFMVTCAWTSSSINALVHALYVFQLPFCRSRIVNHFFCEVPPLLPLVCLDTSQYEHAILLSELIILLLPFMAILASYAHVLTVVFQMSSGKGQTKAVSPCSSHLTVASLFYMTTLSTYTRLHSFHFPEQDKAMAVFYTIITPLLNPFIYSLRNKEVIGAMGKLLV